CGCGGCGGCTCTGAATCATACCAGCAAGCACATAATGGGGGGTGTCTACACAGTTGAGGGTGTCAGGAACGTAATAAAAGCTGCGGAAATAATCGCCGGATCGCCTGATAAATTACGGGACCGGCCTTTCATCTCCATGGTGACCTGCGTCATCAGCCCTTTTAAACTGGATAAGACTTATGCCGAGCTTATCATGGAGGTTGCGGGGTCCGGGATCCCAGTGGTGGTGCCGGCAGAGCCTCTTTGTGGGGCTACTTCCCCGGTAACGCTGGCCGGCAGCCTGGTTATTCAGACCGTGGATACACTGGCCGGAGTGCTGCTGGCCCAACTGACCAATCCAGGTACTCCGGTCATCAACGGATCCGTAGCTTCCATTACCGATCTTCACGATATGAAGTACATATCCGGAGCCGTGGAAATGGGGTTGTTAAACGCGGCTGGCGCGCAGATGGCGCAATATTATGGCCTTCCATTTTATGCCACCGCCGGGATGTCTGACGCGAAAACGAATGACGTTCAGGCCGGGTATGAGTCTGCGATTACCAGTACCATGGTCGCTTTGGCCGGCGGCAATTTTATACATGATGCTGCAGGATTCCTTGAATTCTGCATGACCGCTTCGTACGACAAGTTGGTTATTGATAATGAAATTATAGGCATGGTCATGCGGGCTGTTGACGGCATCCGGGTTGACGATAATACGCTTGCCCTGGATGTAATCAGACAGGTGGGCCCGGGTGGGCATTTCGTTACCTCGCGTCATACCAGACGCAACATGCGCAAGGAAATATATCAACCTCAACTGAGCGACCGGGAAACCCGTACCTTATGGGAAAATGCCGGTAAAAAGAATGCTGCGGCAAGAGCTGCGGAAAAAGTAAGCGCGGTACTGACTCAACCTCGAGAACAATACATACCCATCGAGAGTAGGGAAAGGATAATGAGGGACATTTCAGGAATACACGAATCTATTATGGATCTAAAATAATGATTATTGTTGGCGAGAAAATAAACGCGAGCATACCGGCCGTTAAAAAAATTATCGAGTCCCGAGACCAGGAGGGGCTGTGCAGCCTGGCCCGGAAACAGGTTGATGCAGGTGCCCAGTATATAGACGTAAATGTAGCCACAGGGATCGGGGATCAGGAGACCGAGATTGAGGCCATGGAATGGGCGATTAATGTACTACAGGATGAGATAGAGACTCCGCTGTGCATTGACAGCGCTGATCCGTTTGTTATCGAGGCCGGCCTGAAAGCGCGGGGAAACCGCAAATCACTCATTAATTCTACCAACAATGAGAAAGAACGGCTGGAAAAAGTAGTGCCGCTGGCCGTGGAATACGATTCCCCGCTCATTGCCCTGGTCATGGGCGAGCAGGGAATACCTCAAACGGAAGGGGAGCGTATTGAAATCGCGGCTGAGATGGTTGGCTTCATGGAAAAGTCCGGGCTTAAGCTCGACCAGGTGTACTTTGATCCGTTGGTTATTCCCATCAGTACCGATAATACCCAGGCGCTTGTAACGCTTAATACGTTATCCAGGCTGAAAAACGAGTTTCCTTCCGCCAGTACGGTGATGGGTCTTTCCAATGTATCATACGGTCTGCCGGGACGCTCGGCCCTCAACGCCGGTTTTATGATTATGGCCATGCTTAAAGGCCTGGACGCGGCTGTGATGGATCCCCTTGACCAGGGACTCATGAATTCGGTGAAAATAGCGAATGCACTTCTAGGCAGAGACCGCTACTGCCGCAGGTATTTAAGAGCCTTTCGGAAATAATAAACATAAGGAGAATGATTTGCCTGAGGATTTTAGAGAAGGTGTTCTGGTTAAGCCTTATGAAAGACTAAGCCAGGCGCAGATTGAATATTTACATCAAGCCTCGCTCGATATTCTAAATGAACCCGGTGTCTGGTGTTACAACGAACAGACCACTAAACTTTTAAAAAGTCACGGCGCAGCAGTAACTGAAGAGAAAGAGGGTAAATCGGTCGTATGGCGTATTTCCATACCATCCGGTTTAATCCAGGACGCCATTGAGAAGGTTCCATCTCAAGTTGTGCTTGGTGCACGGGATCCCGCCAATCGCCTGTTTCTGGATGCGCAGGTGCCACGTGTTTACTTTGGCTCCGGGTCGGAAGCCAACATCTGGCTTGAAACCGAACTCCAGGATATGGTCGGTGTTAACGACAGTTCGAGTTCCTACACGATGCCGGTTTATAAGGAGCTGAGAGGGACCACTGCCTTGCTGGGCAGGGCTGCGAGGATTTGTGAACAGCTCGAGCATCTTGATTTCTTTATCCGGCCTCTTAACATACAGGACCCGGAAATTACAACGGATAACCATGATGTAAATAAATTTTTCGCCTGCCTGAACAATATGACCAAGCACATTCAGGCCGGATTAACATCTTTGGAGAGGCTGGGCGATGTGATCAGCATGGCTGAAATCATTGCTGGCGGTTCTGAGCAGTTACGGGATAATCCAATTATTTCTTTTATTGCCTGTGTGTTTAAGAGTCCATTGCAGATCGTTGATGAAACCGCGGACAAAGTATTTGCCGTTGTGAAAGCCGGGCTGCCTCTGGTTATATCTTCTTCACCACAGGGCGGTTCGACCGCTCCGATCGAAGAAGCAGGCATGGTGACCCAAATAAACGCCGAGATACTTGCCGGTTTAACACTCACTCAATTGATAAAGGAAGGTGCACCGGTATTGTATGGCAGCGTTCCCGTCAGGTCCCGGATGGATGACTTGCATGACCTGTACGGGTGTCCGGAGTTTAATCAATACAATACATCCTGCGTGCAAATGGCCAGGTATTACAATATCCCCTGTTATTCTTCGGCCGGTGTAGGCGACGCGAATGTGCCGGGGATTCAGGCTACGTTTGAGAAACTGTTTACACACCTATATATGGCCATGAGCGGTGCCCAGTATATCCACTACGCCTTCGGGCTGTTAAACAGAACCAACAGTTTCTGTCCTGTACAGGCCGTTCTCGATAATGAGCAGATTGGTCTTGTAAAGCATTGCCTTCGTGTGCCGAAAATCAACGCTGACAGTATTGATGAGGCTCTCAAGATAGTAAATAAGGTTATGAACTCATCAAATAGGCTGTTTGCCCGGCATTCAAGAAAGGCCATGCACGCAGGCGATGTTTCAAATCCATATCAGTTTGAAGACCGGGGCATGCAGGACAACACGGTAAAACATGCACTCCAGTATATGGAAGAGATTGAAAGCAGGCCGGCTAGACATCTGGAGCCGGATATGGTGGAGCGAATATACGATAAAATCCCGGGCCTGATATAGGGTGGCAAAAGTTCAGCAAATTTTAATTGAGTTCAGTATTTTTTTGGAAAGGAAAAGAAATGGAATCAGAAAATATAATCCAGGAAATCGCCTTTAATGTTATCCAGGGCCGGTTGGAAGCTGAAGACGAGGGGTTTGATGAGGGTCTGGCCGGAAAACCCGGCGTTATTGAGTTGGTGGAACAGGCCATTGAGCAGAATGTAGATATTAAAGACATCATCCTGCATGGTCTGACTGAAGCAATGGATGTAGTGGGGAAAAAATTCAATGATAAGGAGTACCTGATACCGGATATGCTGGCTTCTGCAGAATGTGTCGGAGCGGCCATGGAAATCCTTCAGCCGTATCTGTTGGAAGCGGGTGTGGAGGAGAAGGAAAAATTTATCATAGCTACTGTTAAGGATGATCTCCATGATATCGGGAAGAATATCGTCTCCATTATGATTAAGGGCGCGGGTTTCGATGTTATTGATCTTGGTGCTGATGTCCCGGTAGAAGATATTGTTGCCGCGGTGAAAGAACATCAGGCACCTTTTCTGGGATTGTCCGCGCTGCTGACCACAACCATGCGTTCCATGGAAGATGTGATTAAAGGATTGAGCGAAGAAGGGCTTCGGGATCAGGTCAAAGTTCTTATCGGAGGTGCGCCGACTTCTCCGGAATTCGCGGATTCCATAGGGGCCGACGGTTACTGTCAGGATGCGTTTGAAGCCGTAGAAAAGCTGAAACAATTCAGCGCCGCTGGTTAATCGCTGGAGTAATTATGGTAGAAAAAGAAGCATACTCACAAGCTGCCGGAACCGGCAATTACGAGAAGCCAACGGGATTATTCGGTAAATATGATAATGCAAGACGTTACTGGGAAGATCAGATTACCGCTATTTTTCTGGCTCCGGCACTGGAGCAACTGGTATTACGTAAAAATAAGAACAATGAAAAATTACGCATACTGGACCTGGGATGCGGGAGCGGGGACGGGTATGAACTGCTCATGGGAGTTCGAAAATCAAAGTCCATGATTGCCGAGCCTTCCACCAATATTATTTCACCCGATATGCTTGAGGTTTATATAGGTGTGGATATTAACGAAGATCTTCTCGGGCAGGCTGAAGCATGCCACCGTCATAATTCTGATCTGGAATTTATATGTGCAGACATTTCAGAAGGATTACCCAGGTCTATTAGTGATCAGGAGCCTTTTGATGTCTATTTTACGTCCTATGGCACCCTCTCGCATTTTTATGATGATCAGAATGCAAAACTTATAGCCGACATCTTCAGACACGCGCCGCAGGATTCGATTTTTATGGGAGACTGGTTGGGCAGCCATTCATATGAGTGGCAGGATTTGTGGCTGAATGCACCTGATTCGGAACAGTTCATGGACTACCGGATTTCCTACATCTTTCCAGAAGAGGAACGTGGTCAGCACGAGATTTCAGCTTTTCCTCTCAAACTCATGACCCGGGACAAAAT
The sequence above is drawn from the Deltaproteobacteria bacterium genome and encodes:
- a CDS encoding corrinoid protein → MESENIIQEIAFNVIQGRLEAEDEGFDEGLAGKPGVIELVEQAIEQNVDIKDIILHGLTEAMDVVGKKFNDKEYLIPDMLASAECVGAAMEILQPYLLEAGVEEKEKFIIATVKDDLHDIGKNIVSIMIKGAGFDVIDLGADVPVEDIVAAVKEHQAPFLGLSALLTTTMRSMEDVIKGLSEEGLRDQVKVLIGGAPTSPEFADSIGADGYCQDAFEAVEKLKQFSAAG
- a CDS encoding trimethylamine methyltransferase family protein, translating into MNIRKGLPGGQYKPLSEEKINRIHQSVLQVFEEIGVEVNHPKARELFQQAGAERVGDTDIMRMKSSLVEDLISRAPSIITLCGRAEDGLHDLELGDRNVYMGTGGTALNVQDSGCENSRRAGIRDIVDMARLVDKLDNIHFYMLNVYPHDIPEESVDINRFAAALNHTSKHIMGGVYTVEGVRNVIKAAEIIAGSPDKLRDRPFISMVTCVISPFKLDKTYAELIMEVAGSGIPVVVPAEPLCGATSPVTLAGSLVIQTVDTLAGVLLAQLTNPGTPVINGSVASITDLHDMKYISGAVEMGLLNAAGAQMAQYYGLPFYATAGMSDAKTNDVQAGYESAITSTMVALAGGNFIHDAAGFLEFCMTASYDKLVIDNEIIGMVMRAVDGIRVDDNTLALDVIRQVGPGGHFVTSRHTRRNMRKEIYQPQLSDRETRTLWENAGKKNAAARAAEKVSAVLTQPREQYIPIESRERIMRDISGIHESIMDLK
- a CDS encoding dihydropteroate synthase, with amino-acid sequence MIIVGEKINASIPAVKKIIESRDQEGLCSLARKQVDAGAQYIDVNVATGIGDQETEIEAMEWAINVLQDEIETPLCIDSADPFVIEAGLKARGNRKSLINSTNNEKERLEKVVPLAVEYDSPLIALVMGEQGIPQTEGERIEIAAEMVGFMEKSGLKLDQVYFDPLVIPISTDNTQALVTLNTLSRLKNEFPSASTVMGLSNVSYGLPGRSALNAGFMIMAMLKGLDAAVMDPLDQGLMNSVKIANALLGRDRYCRRYLRAFRK
- a CDS encoding trimethylamine methyltransferase family protein — translated: MPEDFREGVLVKPYERLSQAQIEYLHQASLDILNEPGVWCYNEQTTKLLKSHGAAVTEEKEGKSVVWRISIPSGLIQDAIEKVPSQVVLGARDPANRLFLDAQVPRVYFGSGSEANIWLETELQDMVGVNDSSSSYTMPVYKELRGTTALLGRAARICEQLEHLDFFIRPLNIQDPEITTDNHDVNKFFACLNNMTKHIQAGLTSLERLGDVISMAEIIAGGSEQLRDNPIISFIACVFKSPLQIVDETADKVFAVVKAGLPLVISSSPQGGSTAPIEEAGMVTQINAEILAGLTLTQLIKEGAPVLYGSVPVRSRMDDLHDLYGCPEFNQYNTSCVQMARYYNIPCYSSAGVGDANVPGIQATFEKLFTHLYMAMSGAQYIHYAFGLLNRTNSFCPVQAVLDNEQIGLVKHCLRVPKINADSIDEALKIVNKVMNSSNRLFARHSRKAMHAGDVSNPYQFEDRGMQDNTVKHALQYMEEIESRPARHLEPDMVERIYDKIPGLI
- a CDS encoding class I SAM-dependent methyltransferase: MVEKEAYSQAAGTGNYEKPTGLFGKYDNARRYWEDQITAIFLAPALEQLVLRKNKNNEKLRILDLGCGSGDGYELLMGVRKSKSMIAEPSTNIISPDMLEVYIGVDINEDLLGQAEACHRHNSDLEFICADISEGLPRSISDQEPFDVYFTSYGTLSHFYDDQNAKLIADIFRHAPQDSIFMGDWLGSHSYEWQDLWLNAPDSEQFMDYRISYIFPEEERGQHEISAFPLKLMTRDKIKRIMDKASRESEVQFKALKFFDRSIIVGRHTDTGDYNPNCVPYRKLINSLYEVNNRTDLNELKFKYSSHTGFEELNRFFDAFFAHCAVLVKQTVEMLKSYDEHKAIIEDIHVKEKSLLNPVKDAILSMRRLIYQHESIENDDFRANMIEPHLAYLLRKIEIELQPGTGVGHGLVGLFEIKK